The DNA window TGAATTATTGCCACTGCCGACGATGCACGGATATCCGGTATATTCTGCGCCGTGTCGTTTGAACACATATTCGCCGAGTGCCTGCATTTGATATTCGTACCATCCCGGTTGAACAGTCCGCATGATCTCGTTATGTCCCTCGTTAGAAATCGAGACCGCCTTTCGCATCAACACGAGTTCTTCCGTCGTTTTTACCATGCGAAGCCGTGAAAGAATTGGCAACAACGACCGGATGACAAGCTTCGGGTACCGACGCTCAAGAATTGAGACGACGGTCGATGACAAACCGAAACCGGAGTCGATAGCAGGATCGACGACCTTCATTCCGTAATTCGGGCTGTAATAGAACGTTTCGATGCGCGGTAACAGGGATGAAAGCACACTTGGGAGTGAATCGATTACCTCAGCTTCTTCAAAGCCAAGTATCCGTTTGGCGCCGTCGGTCCCAAGCCGGATGCCCGTCCAAGTTTCGCGGGCCGGATTCTTTGCCTCGACAAAGAGTATCTGACGTACAGCCTGCTCTTTCTCCTTGATGATCAGCAGCGCGGCATTCGGCTGGATGTGTCCTGTCAGATAGTAAAAATTCGGATCCTGATGAAATTCATACGAAACGTCATTGGCACGGTTCTTTTCGACGCCACCGAGAAAGAGCGCGGCGCTATTGGCGCTCATGTGAGCGACCACGGAGTCGCGTCGGGAACGGTGGAACGATGCAGGCAGCCTGTCGCTGTCATATTGGGCATACTGTTCGTTCTGCACCAATGATTGTGCAACCGAGAGCGTCGGCAGACAACAGAAGAGGCAAAGGAGTAGGGTAGGGACGCGTATCGTCAAATCAGCGTATCGATTTGTGAGGCAAGGATAATATCACGGTCTGTCACACCTCCGGCCGAGTGCGTGGTCAGCATGACTCGTACTCGTTTATACGAGTGAAGCAGAATATCGGGGTGATGATCCAACATCTCGGCGACCGGCGCAATCCGACGAATAAACTCAACCGCCGCAACGAAGTTCGAACACTCATACTCGCGGAATATCGAATTCGAATGCTCGTCGAACGTCCAGTTCGCCGGCGCACGTTTGATGATATCCTCGCGAGTAAGGATTGGCATGGCTAATCGAGATCTTCGTCTTCGGTATCCGACACCTTTAACTTTCCACCTTCGAAGAGCAAATACGCCTTCATGAACTCCGTGATCTCGCCGTTCATCACTGCCTGCACATCGGTCTTCGCCAATTTGGTGCGATGATCTTTTACCATTGTGTACGGCTGAAACACATAGGAGCGAATCTGTGCGCCCCACGAGGCTTTCATCTTCTTTCCTTCGATGGCGGCGATACGGGCTTCTTCGATCTCTCGGATGATCGCAGCAATTCGGCTCTTGAGCATCTTCATCGCACGTTCGCCATTCTGCAACTGCGAACGCTCTTCCTGACACGCTGCAACAACGACATGCTCCTTACCGGTAGTATCGGTATACCGATACGTAAGACGAACGGCCGTCTCAACTTTATTGACGTTCTGACCGCCTTTTCCACCGGAGCGATACGTATCGCGTTGCAGGAGTGCCGGGTTCAGGACGATCTCATCGTTGCCTTCTTCGATGACAGGATACGCATACACGCTCGCGAAACTGGTATGACGGCGGGCATTCGCGTCGTACGGGGATATACGGACAAGACGATGGACGCCGTTTTCGGCCTTCAGATACCCGTACGCATTTTCGCCTTTGATCTCGAGCGTCGCGGACTTGATGCCGGCTCCTTCGCCGGCAAGTTCGTCCATCATCGAGACTTTGTACCCGTTCTGCTCGGCCCATCGGGTGTACATACGCTCGAGCATTTCGGCCCAGTCCTGAGCCTCGGTGCCTCCCTGGCCGGCATTGATGGTCAGAATTGCATCTTTATGATCGTCTGGCCCCGCAAGCATGACAGCCACTTCCTGTGCAGCCAGCGTTTCTTCGACGCTTGTCAACTCCTCGTTGACCTGTGGCGCAAGCGATTCATCTTCCTCCGCCATCTCGACCAGTGCTTCCGCGTCGTCGATACGAGACTTCAGAGAAAGGAATTCATCACGTTCTTTTTTGAGACGTGTTAATTCCTGCATCAGGCGCTGGGCAGCGCGTTGATCGTTCCAGAATGTTTCGGAAACAGATTGTTCTTCTAGCGCGGCAATGCGCTTGGCCTTAGACGTAAGGTCAAAGAGAGTCGCCGAGTTCGGCGAGGCGAGCTCGCAGATCGGCAATAGAGATGGCTACAAGTTCTGACATTAAAATCAGTAACAGGCCATCGGTTGGAAATGTCTCAGGAATTGCTCAACGCGCTCCCAACATCACAATGTGTTAGAATTCCTTCTTTTGGAAGGCATATACGGACAGACCGAAATAGACGCAGGTTAGGCCACAGATAAGTCCGATCGGTGCCCAACTGATCGGCTGACCGAGAATCGCATTCTTCATATTATCCCCCATATCCGAAGCTTGCGGAAAGACATAGTATAATACCTCGGCGATTGTCGAAAGAGTAGATTTTCCGCCACCGGAGTTGCCGACGAGATGCTCGACCCCCTTGAGAATCGCAATCAATCCGGAAATAAAAAATAAGCCGATGCCAATGATGATCGAGAGTGCACTTGATCGTGAAAGCACGCTAATCAACACCACAATCGCATAGATACCGGCGAAGCCTAGCATAATAAATACGCTGCTCAGCAGAAACGAAGGATTCCAAATCCCGATCGAGGTAGATACGACCACCCACATACCGAGTATGAAGTACACGGTTTCGATCGCGATGATCGACAAGCTGCCTACATACCGACCAAGCAAATACATCCAACGGGGGACTGGTTTTGATAACAGTAGGTCGATCGTCCCTTTCTCCATTTGCGAAGTGATGAAGCCGGTTGTCGCAAACACCCCAACACAAATCGTCATGAAATAGAGAATTCCAGAGATAACCGTATAGAATATATCTAATACCGTAACCTGTATGACA is part of the Bacteroidota bacterium genome and encodes:
- the prfB gene encoding peptide chain release factor 2, coding for MPICELASPNSATLFDLTSKAKRIAALEEQSVSETFWNDQRAAQRLMQELTRLKKERDEFLSLKSRIDDAEALVEMAEEDESLAPQVNEELTSVEETLAAQEVAVMLAGPDDHKDAILTINAGQGGTEAQDWAEMLERMYTRWAEQNGYKVSMMDELAGEGAGIKSATLEIKGENAYGYLKAENGVHRLVRISPYDANARRHTSFASVYAYPVIEEGNDEIVLNPALLQRDTYRSGGKGGQNVNKVETAVRLTYRYTDTTGKEHVVVAACQEERSQLQNGERAMKMLKSRIAAIIREIEEARIAAIEGKKMKASWGAQIRSYVFQPYTMVKDHRTKLAKTDVQAVMNGEITEFMKAYLLFEGGKLKVSDTEDEDLD
- a CDS encoding aminopeptidase P N-terminal domain-containing protein, whose translation is MTIRVPTLLLCLFCCLPTLSVAQSLVQNEQYAQYDSDRLPASFHRSRRDSVVAHMSANSAALFLGGVEKNRANDVSYEFHQDPNFYYLTGHIQPNAALLIIKEKEQAVRQILFVEAKNPARETWTGIRLGTDGAKRILGFEEAEVIDSLPSVLSSLLPRIETFYYSPNYGMKVVDPAIDSGFGLSSTVVSILERRYPKLVIRSLLPILSRLRMVKTTEELVLMRKAVSISNEGHNEIMRTVQPGWYEYQMQALGEYVFKRHGAEYTGYPCIVGSGNNSTILHYETNRRKTESGDFVEMDIGAEYHGYSADVTRSFPVNGTFTPEQRAIYEIVLEAQDSGIAAVTVGGEFRAAHYAALSVIQRGLLKLGIISTPNEAIRYFMHGTSHFLGLDVHDAGVPGPLPENAVITVEPGIYIPAGSPCDPKWWKIGCRIEDDILVTASGPEILSSGSPRRIQEIEALMKKGK
- a CDS encoding 4a-hydroxytetrahydrobiopterin dehydratase; amino-acid sequence: MPILTREDIIKRAPANWTFDEHSNSIFREYECSNFVAAVEFIRRIAPVAEMLDHHPDILLHSYKRVRVMLTTHSAGGVTDRDIILASQIDTLI
- a CDS encoding ABC transporter permease subunit — translated: MQQFLAIIEETYREARAKKTIVGFFVFSTVIILITFFVFQSSSVQDAMHQFQETKMSGKGGPMASVIQVTVLDIFYTVISGILYFMTICVGVFATTGFITSQMEKGTIDLLLSKPVPRWMYLLGRYVGSLSIIAIETVYFILGMWVVVSTSIGIWNPSFLLSSVFIMLGFAGIYAIVVLISVLSRSSALSIIIGIGLFFISGLIAILKGVEHLVGNSGGGKSTLSTIAEVLYYVFPQASDMGDNMKNAILGQPISWAPIGLICGLTCVYFGLSVYAFQKKEF